A genomic stretch from Enterobacter dykesii includes:
- a CDS encoding alkyl/aryl-sulfatase — MKFNLIVRSLALAGLVISVSSAYAAEAPKDATAATQQANNALFNQLPFSDNTDFTNAHKGFIAPIPQEIIKGEQGNIIWDPQQYSFIKEGDKSPDSVNPSLWRQSQLINISGLFEVTDGVYQIRNLDLSNITIIEGKEGITVVDPLVSAETAKVGMDLYFKNRGKKPVVAIIYTHSHVDHYGGVRGVVDEADVKSGKVKVYAPAGFMEAAVAENIMAGNVMSRRASYMYGNLLKPDAKGQVGAGLGTTTSAGTVTLIAPTNIIEKDGQKEVIDGLTYDFMLAPGSEAPSEMLWYIEEKKLIESAEDVTHTLHNTYSLRGAKIREPLPWSKYINQAIVRWGDKAEIIMAQHHWPTWGNENVVKLLKSQRDLYRYINDQTLRMANEGLTRDEIAANFKLPNSLAHTWANRGYYGSVSHDVKATYVLYLGWFDGNPATLDELPPEEGAKKFVEYMGGADAILSKAKTDFDQGNYRWVAQVVSKVVFADPNNQAARNLEADALEQLGYQAESGPWRNFYLTGAQELRNGVVKGPTPNTASPDTVRAMTPEMFFDYLAVHINGQKAGDAKSVFNIDLGSDGGKYKLELENGVLNHTANAEAKDADATLTLNRDTLNKIILKEVTLKQAQDGGNIKITGDSAKLDAMLSYMDKFDFWFNIVTP; from the coding sequence ATGAAATTCAATTTGATCGTCAGGAGTCTTGCTCTGGCTGGACTTGTTATTTCCGTCAGTTCCGCGTATGCCGCAGAAGCCCCGAAGGATGCCACGGCAGCAACGCAACAAGCCAATAATGCCCTCTTTAATCAGCTGCCTTTCTCCGACAACACCGATTTTACGAACGCTCACAAAGGCTTTATTGCGCCGATTCCTCAGGAAATTATCAAAGGGGAACAAGGGAATATCATCTGGGATCCACAGCAATATTCGTTTATTAAAGAAGGCGATAAATCACCGGACTCCGTTAATCCCAGCTTATGGCGTCAATCTCAGCTGATTAATATTAGCGGCCTGTTTGAAGTGACCGACGGCGTATATCAGATCCGAAATCTTGATCTGTCAAATATAACCATCATTGAAGGGAAAGAAGGTATTACCGTGGTTGACCCGCTGGTGTCGGCAGAAACGGCGAAGGTCGGGATGGATCTCTATTTTAAAAATCGCGGCAAGAAGCCTGTCGTCGCCATTATTTATACCCACAGCCACGTTGACCACTATGGCGGCGTGCGCGGCGTGGTGGATGAAGCCGACGTGAAGTCCGGCAAAGTGAAGGTCTACGCGCCAGCCGGGTTTATGGAAGCGGCCGTTGCCGAGAATATCATGGCGGGCAACGTGATGAGCCGCCGCGCCAGCTATATGTACGGCAACCTGCTGAAGCCCGATGCCAAAGGTCAGGTAGGTGCCGGTCTTGGGACAACGACCTCCGCCGGGACGGTCACGCTGATTGCCCCGACGAACATCATTGAGAAAGACGGGCAGAAAGAGGTTATCGACGGCCTGACCTATGATTTTATGCTCGCACCGGGATCCGAAGCGCCATCGGAAATGCTCTGGTATATCGAAGAGAAAAAACTGATTGAATCAGCTGAGGACGTCACCCATACCTTGCACAACACCTACTCGCTGCGCGGGGCCAAAATCCGCGAGCCGCTGCCGTGGTCGAAGTACATCAACCAGGCGATTGTGCGCTGGGGTGACAAAGCTGAAATCATCATGGCGCAGCACCACTGGCCGACCTGGGGCAACGAAAACGTCGTCAAGCTGCTGAAAAGCCAGCGTGACCTCTATCGTTACATCAACGACCAGACGCTGCGTATGGCGAACGAAGGGCTGACGCGCGACGAAATCGCCGCTAACTTCAAGCTCCCGAATTCACTGGCGCATACCTGGGCCAACCGCGGCTATTACGGTTCGGTGAGCCATGACGTAAAAGCCACCTATGTGCTGTATCTGGGCTGGTTTGACGGCAACCCGGCGACGCTGGATGAACTGCCGCCTGAAGAAGGCGCGAAGAAATTCGTGGAGTATATGGGCGGCGCGGATGCCATCCTGAGCAAGGCAAAAACCGACTTCGACCAGGGGAACTACCGCTGGGTGGCGCAGGTGGTGAGCAAAGTGGTCTTTGCCGATCCGAACAACCAGGCGGCACGTAATCTGGAAGCGGATGCGTTGGAACAGCTTGGCTACCAGGCTGAATCCGGTCCGTGGCGTAACTTCTACCTGACCGGTGCGCAGGAGCTACGTAACGGCGTGGTGAAAGGGCCAACGCCGAATACCGCCAGCCCGGACACGGTGCGCGCGATGACGCCAGAGATGTTCTTTGACTATCTGGCTGTTCATATCAACGGACAAAAAGCGGGTGACGCCAAATCGGTGTTTAACATCGATCTGGGCAGCGATGGCGGGAAGTACAAACTCGAGCTGGAAAACGGCGTGCTGAACCACACGGCGAACGCGGAAGCAAAAGATGCGGATGCTACGCTGACGCTTAACCGTGACACCCTGAATAAAATCATCCTCAAGGAGGTGACGCTGAAACAGGCTCAGGACGGCGGAAATATTAAAATTACTGGCGACAGCGCGAAACTTGATGCCATGCTTAGCTATATGGACAAGTTTGATTTCTGGTTTAACATTGTGACACCGTAA
- the paaB gene encoding 1,2-phenylacetyl-CoA epoxidase subunit PaaB has translation MSNVYWPLYEVFVRSKQGLSHRHVGSLHAADDRMALENARDAYTRRSEGCSIWVVKASEIVASQPEDSGEFFDPAESKVYRHPTFYTIPDGIEHM, from the coding sequence ATGAGCAACGTCTACTGGCCGCTCTATGAAGTGTTCGTACGCAGCAAACAGGGGTTATCCCACCGTCACGTGGGCAGTCTGCATGCCGCCGACGATCGCATGGCGCTGGAAAATGCGCGTGATGCCTACACCCGCCGCAGCGAAGGGTGTTCTATCTGGGTGGTTAAGGCGAGCGAGATTGTCGCCTCCCAGCCAGAAGATAGCGGTGAGTTCTTCGACCCGGCGGAAAGCAAGGTTTACCGCCACCCGACGTTCTACACCATCCCCGACGGCATCGAGCATATGTGA
- the paaD gene encoding 1,2-phenylacetyl-CoA epoxidase subunit PaaD, with protein sequence MQRLVDIAPAQIPQIWSLLSQIPDPEVPVLTITDLGMVRSVKVQGEGWVIGFTPTYSGCPATEHLLGAIRDAMTAHGFTPVHIVLQLEPAWTTDWMTADARERLRAYGISPPVGHSCHAHAPVEVSCPRCASTDTSLISEFGSTACKALYRCNTCREPFDYFKCI encoded by the coding sequence ATGCAACGCCTCGTCGACATCGCGCCCGCGCAAATCCCGCAGATCTGGTCGCTGCTAAGCCAGATCCCGGACCCGGAAGTGCCGGTGTTAACCATCACCGATTTAGGCATGGTGCGCAGCGTGAAGGTGCAGGGGGAAGGTTGGGTCATTGGCTTCACGCCAACCTACTCGGGCTGCCCGGCAACGGAACACCTGCTGGGGGCGATCCGCGACGCGATGACAGCCCACGGCTTCACCCCGGTGCACATTGTGCTCCAGCTTGAACCCGCCTGGACCACCGACTGGATGACCGCCGACGCGCGCGAGCGCCTGCGGGCGTACGGCATCAGCCCGCCCGTGGGGCATAGCTGCCACGCGCACGCGCCTGTGGAGGTGAGCTGCCCGCGCTGCGCCAGCACCGACACCTCGCTTATCAGTGAATTTGGTTCGACGGCCTGCAAAGCGCTCTACCGCTGCAACACCTGCCGCGAGCCCTTCGACTATTTCAAATGTATTTGA
- the paaC gene encoding 1,2-phenylacetyl-CoA epoxidase subunit PaaC: protein MNSVTAYALRLGDNGLVLSQRLGAWCGHAPELEIDLALANIGLDLLGQARNFLTYAAEREGQGDEDTLAFGRDERQFRNVLLVEQPNGSFADTLARQYLMDAWNVALYERLTHSRDGQLAAIAAKAIKEARYHLRFSRGWLVRLGDGTETSAQKMQQAIDSLWRFTAELFEADDVERELIESGVAVDPRLLRQPWESEVYAGLNEACLQVPAEVAYRTGGKQGLHTEHLGPMLAEMQYLQRAYPGQQW from the coding sequence ATGAATTCAGTGACTGCCTATGCCCTGCGTCTGGGCGACAACGGTCTGGTGCTTTCCCAGCGTCTCGGCGCCTGGTGCGGCCACGCGCCGGAGCTGGAAATCGACCTCGCGCTCGCCAATATCGGTCTCGACCTGCTGGGCCAGGCGCGCAATTTCCTGACCTATGCCGCGGAGCGGGAAGGCCAGGGCGATGAAGACACGCTGGCGTTTGGCCGCGACGAGCGCCAGTTCCGCAACGTCCTGCTGGTGGAGCAGCCGAACGGCAGCTTCGCCGACACCCTTGCCCGCCAGTACCTGATGGATGCCTGGAACGTGGCGCTGTACGAACGCCTGACCCACAGCCGCGACGGCCAGCTTGCCGCCATCGCCGCCAAAGCGATTAAAGAGGCGCGCTACCACCTGCGCTTCAGCCGCGGCTGGCTGGTGCGTCTGGGCGACGGGACCGAAACGTCCGCGCAAAAAATGCAGCAGGCCATCGACAGCCTGTGGCGCTTTACGGCCGAGCTGTTTGAAGCTGATGACGTCGAACGGGAGCTGATTGAGTCCGGCGTGGCGGTTGACCCGCGCCTCCTGCGCCAGCCGTGGGAAAGTGAAGTGTATGCCGGTCTGAATGAAGCCTGCCTGCAGGTGCCCGCAGAGGTGGCGTACCGCACCGGGGGCAAGCAGGGGCTGCATACCGAACATCTGGGCCCGATGCTGGCGGAAATGCAGTATCTCCAGCGCGCGTATCCCGGTCAGCAGTGGTAA
- the paaA gene encoding 1,2-phenylacetyl-CoA epoxidase subunit PaaA — protein MTQEQRFEQCIAQETAIEPQDWMPDAYRKTLIRQIGQHAHSEIVGMLPEGNWIARAPTLRRKAILLAKVQDEAGHGLYLYSAAETLGCAREDIYQKMLDGRMKYSSIFNYPTLSWADIGVIGWLVDGAAIVNQVALCRTSYGPYARAMVKICKEESFHQRQGFEACMALAQGSEAQRQMLQDAINRFWWPALMMFGPNDDNSPNSARSLAWKIKRFGNDELRQRFVDNTVPQVEMLGMTVPDPDLRFDEESGHYRFGEIDWHEFDEVISGRGICNHERLAAKRKAWEEGAWVREAALAHAEKQRARQAA, from the coding sequence GTGACGCAAGAACAACGGTTTGAGCAGTGCATAGCGCAGGAGACGGCGATTGAGCCTCAGGACTGGATGCCTGACGCCTACCGTAAGACGTTGATCCGTCAGATTGGTCAGCATGCGCACTCCGAAATTGTCGGCATGCTGCCGGAGGGGAACTGGATCGCCCGCGCGCCGACGCTGCGCCGAAAAGCGATCCTGCTGGCGAAGGTGCAGGACGAAGCCGGACATGGGCTTTACCTCTACAGCGCGGCGGAAACGCTGGGCTGCGCGCGGGAGGACATCTACCAGAAGATGCTCGACGGCAGGATGAAATACTCCTCCATCTTCAACTATCCGACCCTGAGCTGGGCCGATATCGGCGTGATTGGCTGGCTGGTGGACGGCGCCGCTATCGTCAACCAGGTGGCGCTGTGCCGGACCTCCTACGGTCCGTATGCCCGCGCGATGGTGAAAATCTGTAAAGAAGAGAGCTTTCACCAGCGTCAGGGCTTTGAGGCCTGCATGGCGCTGGCGCAGGGCAGTGAGGCCCAGCGTCAGATGCTGCAGGACGCCATCAACCGCTTCTGGTGGCCGGCGCTGATGATGTTCGGGCCGAACGACGATAACTCGCCGAACAGCGCCCGGAGCCTGGCGTGGAAAATCAAACGCTTCGGCAACGACGAACTTCGCCAGCGCTTTGTCGACAACACGGTGCCGCAGGTGGAGATGCTGGGCATGACGGTGCCGGATCCCGACCTGCGATTTGATGAAGAGAGCGGTCATTATCGCTTCGGCGAGATCGACTGGCATGAGTTTGACGAGGTCATTAGCGGGCGCGGCATCTGCAACCACGAGCGCCTGGCCGCCAAACGTAAAGCCTGGGAAGAGGGGGCGTGGGTGCGCGAAGCCGCACTGGCACACGCGGAAAAACAGCGCGCCCGTCAGGCCGCATAA
- a CDS encoding GGDEF domain-containing protein, giving the protein MEKRKKPTLERATWPTRHAMVMHGLAMNLPWLAFVNISFAVMILLRHVLLKTNDSLYPHQSPHLTKMVDASMLGIILLSAALILMAWRRIAGISVVLFICSVIWSISCYWFITHLMLPHVWPLCVILLLAGLTALYFYPAGLLAFVFPLWITLLVASWILNRGFNLHFVVIWSVFTLILVCGRFILLSWFDEAWRRNQQNQLLISRLNALAHQDPLTKTANRRKMEVVLENAVEQKKTFSVIMLDIDYFKRYNDTYGHQAGDDCLTRVARVLKQSVRTPDDVVSRYGGEEFVVILFNCPENIAEKVALRIQDGLRAESIPHSASTVSDRVTVSMGIASMAEGLAGTEIIARADAALYRAKEAGRDRWSL; this is encoded by the coding sequence ATGGAAAAAAGAAAAAAACCGACACTTGAACGGGCAACCTGGCCAACGCGCCATGCTATGGTCATGCACGGGCTGGCGATGAACCTGCCGTGGCTGGCCTTTGTCAATATCAGCTTCGCGGTGATGATTCTGCTCCGGCACGTCCTGCTTAAAACCAATGATTCCCTCTATCCCCACCAGTCCCCGCATCTGACGAAAATGGTCGATGCATCGATGCTCGGCATTATTCTCCTTTCTGCTGCGCTGATCCTGATGGCGTGGCGGCGCATCGCCGGTATCAGCGTGGTGCTGTTTATCTGTAGCGTCATCTGGTCGATATCCTGTTACTGGTTTATCACCCATTTAATGCTGCCCCACGTCTGGCCGCTGTGCGTGATTCTATTACTCGCCGGATTAACCGCCCTCTATTTCTATCCTGCAGGGCTACTCGCCTTTGTGTTCCCACTCTGGATCACCCTGCTGGTCGCGAGCTGGATACTCAATAGGGGCTTCAACCTTCACTTTGTCGTTATCTGGAGCGTCTTTACGCTGATCCTGGTCTGCGGGCGTTTTATCCTGTTGAGCTGGTTTGACGAGGCCTGGCGACGTAACCAGCAAAATCAGCTGCTGATTTCACGGCTGAACGCGCTGGCGCATCAGGATCCGTTAACCAAAACCGCCAATCGCCGGAAAATGGAAGTGGTGCTGGAGAACGCGGTTGAGCAGAAAAAAACTTTCTCGGTGATTATGCTGGATATCGACTATTTCAAACGCTACAACGACACCTACGGGCACCAGGCGGGTGACGATTGCCTTACCCGCGTGGCGAGGGTGCTGAAGCAGTCGGTGCGCACGCCTGACGATGTGGTGTCACGCTACGGCGGCGAGGAGTTTGTGGTGATCCTGTTTAACTGTCCGGAAAACATCGCAGAAAAGGTGGCCTTACGCATTCAGGACGGCCTTCGCGCGGAGTCCATACCGCACAGCGCGTCAACCGTTAGCGATCGTGTCACCGTGAGCATGGGGATTGCGAGCATGGCGGAAGGGTTAGCGGGCACCGAAATCATCGCCCGCGCCGATGCGGCGCTGTATCGGGCAAAGGAGGCCGGGCGGGATCGGTGGTCGCTGTAA
- the tynA gene encoding primary-amine oxidase, whose product MGTNSSFSARRTALAMAVALCCAWQSPVFAHGSEAHMVPMDKTLQDFGADVQWDDYAQMFTIAKDGAFVKVKPGAKTAIVNGKTLKLEVPVVMKGKKAFISESFINDVFQSGLDQTFQVEKRPHPLNALTADEIKQAVEIVKDSADFKPNTRFTQIALAEPEKAKVWDFVLNGTAVDAPRQAKIVMLDGKHVIESVVDLKDKKILRWEPVKDAHGMVLLDDFTAVQQIINESSEFAEVLKKHGITDPKKVITTPLTVGYFDGKDGLKQEDRLLKVVSYLDVGDGNYWAHPIENLVAVVDLEQKKIQKIEEGAVVPVPMTPRPYDGRDRVETAKKPLDIIEPEGKNYTITGDMVHWQNWDFHLSLDSRVGPMISTVTYNDNGKKRQVMYQGSLGGMIVPYGDPDVGWYFKAYLDSGDYGMGTLTSPLVRGKDVPSNAVMLNETIPDYTGAPMEIPRAIAIFERYAGPEYKHQEMGQPNVSTERRELVVRWVSTVGNYDYIFDWVFHENGTIGIDAGATGIEAVKGVQAKTMHDATAKDDTKYGTLIDHNIVGTTHQHIYNFRLDMDVDGINNKLVAMDPEVKPNTAGGPRTSTMQINQYDIDTEQQAAQKFDPGTIRLLSNTSKENRMGNPVSYQIIPYAGGTHPVATGAKFAPDEWIYHRLSFMDKQLWVTRYHPDELYPEGKFPNRSIHDTGLGQYSKDNESLNDQDDVVWMTTGTTHVARAEEWPIMPTEWVHTLLKPWNFFDETPTLGKKKDEQK is encoded by the coding sequence ATGGGAACCAATTCTTCTTTTTCTGCCCGTAGAACGGCGCTGGCCATGGCCGTTGCGCTGTGTTGCGCCTGGCAATCCCCTGTTTTCGCCCACGGCAGTGAGGCGCATATGGTCCCAATGGACAAAACGCTGCAGGACTTTGGCGCGGACGTTCAGTGGGATGATTACGCACAGATGTTCACCATTGCGAAAGACGGCGCCTTTGTGAAGGTCAAACCGGGCGCAAAAACCGCCATCGTCAACGGTAAAACCCTCAAGCTTGAGGTGCCGGTGGTGATGAAAGGCAAGAAAGCCTTTATCTCTGAGAGCTTCATCAACGATGTTTTCCAGTCCGGCCTTGACCAGACCTTCCAGGTTGAAAAACGCCCTCACCCGTTAAACGCGCTGACGGCGGACGAAATTAAGCAGGCCGTTGAGATTGTGAAAGACTCGGCGGATTTTAAGCCGAATACCCGCTTCACCCAGATCGCCCTGGCAGAGCCGGAAAAAGCCAAAGTGTGGGACTTTGTGCTCAACGGTACGGCGGTGGATGCCCCGCGTCAGGCGAAGATCGTCATGCTCGATGGCAAGCACGTTATCGAAAGCGTGGTCGACCTGAAGGATAAAAAAATCCTGCGCTGGGAGCCGGTAAAAGATGCGCACGGCATGGTACTGCTGGATGACTTCACCGCGGTGCAGCAGATTATCAACGAGAGTTCAGAGTTCGCCGAGGTGCTTAAAAAACACGGCATCACCGACCCGAAAAAAGTGATTACCACGCCGCTGACCGTCGGCTATTTCGACGGTAAAGACGGCCTGAAGCAGGAAGATCGCCTGCTGAAGGTGGTGAGCTATCTGGACGTGGGCGACGGCAACTACTGGGCGCACCCGATTGAAAACCTGGTCGCGGTTGTCGATCTTGAGCAGAAAAAGATCCAGAAGATTGAAGAAGGCGCCGTTGTTCCGGTTCCCATGACCCCGCGTCCCTATGATGGCCGCGACCGCGTAGAGACGGCGAAAAAACCGCTCGACATCATTGAACCAGAAGGCAAGAACTACACCATCACCGGGGATATGGTGCACTGGCAGAACTGGGATTTCCACCTGAGCCTGGACTCCCGCGTCGGTCCGATGATTTCAACCGTCACCTATAACGATAACGGCAAAAAGCGCCAGGTGATGTATCAGGGGTCACTCGGCGGCATGATCGTCCCTTACGGCGATCCGGACGTGGGCTGGTACTTTAAAGCCTATCTCGACTCCGGCGACTACGGTATGGGCACCCTGACCTCACCGCTGGTGCGCGGTAAAGACGTGCCGTCCAATGCGGTGATGCTCAATGAAACAATACCGGATTACACCGGCGCGCCGATGGAGATCCCGCGCGCGATCGCCATTTTCGAACGCTACGCCGGGCCGGAATACAAACATCAGGAGATGGGTCAGCCAAACGTCAGCACCGAGCGCCGCGAACTGGTGGTGCGCTGGGTGAGTACCGTGGGCAACTACGATTACATCTTCGACTGGGTGTTCCATGAAAATGGCACCATCGGCATTGATGCCGGTGCAACGGGTATCGAAGCGGTGAAAGGCGTGCAGGCGAAAACCATGCACGACGCCACCGCCAAAGACGACACCAAATACGGCACGCTGATCGACCATAACATCGTGGGCACCACGCACCAGCACATCTACAACTTCCGTCTTGATATGGACGTGGACGGCATCAACAACAAGCTGGTGGCGATGGACCCGGAAGTGAAGCCGAATACCGCCGGGGGCCCGCGCACCAGCACCATGCAAATCAATCAGTACGATATTGATACCGAGCAGCAGGCGGCGCAGAAGTTCGACCCGGGCACCATTCGGCTGCTGAGCAACACCAGTAAAGAGAACCGCATGGGCAACCCGGTTTCGTACCAGATTATCCCTTACGCGGGCGGTACGCACCCGGTGGCGACCGGCGCGAAATTTGCCCCGGACGAGTGGATTTATCATCGCCTGAGCTTTATGGACAAACAGCTGTGGGTGACCCGTTACCATCCGGATGAGCTCTACCCGGAAGGGAAATTCCCGAATCGCTCCATCCACGACACGGGCCTGGGACAGTACAGCAAGGATAACGAGTCGCTGAACGATCAGGACGACGTGGTCTGGATGACCACCGGCACCACCCACGTCGCCCGTGCGGAAGAGTGGCCGATTATGCCGACGGAATGGGTGCATACCCTGCTTAAGCCGTGGAACTTCTTCGACGAGACGCCAACGCTCGGGAAGAAGAAAGACGAACAGAAATAA
- the paaZ gene encoding phenylacetic acid degradation bifunctional protein PaaZ codes for MQQLASFLSGTWQSGRGRERTIHHAISGEALWSVTSEGLDMAAARRYAIERGREALHEMTFIERAAMLKAVAKHLLSEKETFYALSAQTGATKADSWVDIEGGIGTLFTYASLGSRELPDDTLWPEDELIPLSKEGGFAARHVLTSKSGVAVHINAFNFPCWGMLEKLAPTWLAGMPAIIKPATATAQVTQAMVKSIVDSGLVPEGAISLICGGAGDLLDQLDSQDVVTFTGSASTGQSLRVHPNIVANSIPFTMEADSLNCCVLGEDVTPDQPEFALFVREVVREMTAKAGQKCTAIRRIIVPQIQIDAVSQALIARLEKVVVGDPAQEGVKMGALVNAEQRADVQEKVEQLIAAGCQIRLGGKADLQAAGAFFPPTLLFCPQPDETPAVHSTEAFGPVATLMPYRDARHAMQLARAGGGSLAGTLVTADQAIARQFIIGAARAHGRIQILNEESSKESTGHGSPLPQLVHGGPGRAGGGEELGGLRAVKHYLQRTAIQGSPTMLAAIGKQWVRGAAVQEDRVHPFRKYFEELQPGDSLLTPRRTLTEADIVNFACLSGDHFYAHMDKIGAAESIFGERVVHGYFLISAAAGLFVDAGVGPVIANYGMENLRFIEPVKPGDTIQVRLTCKRKTLKKQRTAEEKPTGVVEWAVEIFNQHQQAVALYSILTLVARQQGDFS; via the coding sequence ATGCAGCAGTTAGCCAGCTTCTTATCCGGTACCTGGCAGTCTGGCCGGGGCCGCGAGCGCACTATTCATCACGCCATCAGTGGCGAAGCCCTGTGGAGCGTGACCAGCGAAGGGCTGGACATGGCGGCCGCCCGTCGCTATGCGATTGAGCGCGGCCGGGAAGCGCTTCACGAGATGACCTTTATCGAACGTGCTGCCATGCTGAAGGCGGTGGCAAAGCACCTGCTTAGCGAGAAAGAGACGTTTTATGCCCTGTCCGCCCAGACCGGGGCGACGAAGGCGGACAGCTGGGTGGATATTGAAGGGGGGATCGGCACCCTCTTCACTTACGCCAGCCTGGGCAGCCGCGAGCTGCCGGATGACACCCTGTGGCCGGAAGATGAGTTAATCCCGCTGTCAAAAGAAGGCGGCTTTGCCGCGCGCCACGTCCTGACCTCCAAATCCGGGGTAGCGGTGCACATAAACGCCTTTAACTTCCCCTGCTGGGGGATGCTGGAAAAGCTGGCGCCGACCTGGCTTGCCGGCATGCCCGCCATCATCAAACCCGCTACCGCGACCGCACAGGTGACGCAGGCGATGGTGAAATCCATCGTCGACAGCGGGCTGGTGCCGGAAGGTGCCATCAGCCTGATCTGCGGCGGCGCGGGGGATCTGCTCGACCAGCTCGACAGCCAGGACGTCGTGACCTTTACCGGCTCCGCCAGCACCGGGCAAAGCCTGCGCGTGCACCCGAATATCGTGGCGAATTCGATTCCGTTCACCATGGAGGCCGACTCCCTGAACTGCTGCGTACTGGGGGAAGACGTTACGCCAGACCAGCCGGAGTTTGCCCTGTTCGTCCGGGAAGTGGTCCGCGAGATGACCGCTAAAGCCGGGCAAAAATGTACGGCCATTCGCCGGATTATCGTCCCGCAAATCCAGATTGACGCGGTGAGCCAGGCGCTGATTGCCCGCCTGGAAAAAGTGGTGGTGGGCGACCCGGCGCAGGAAGGGGTGAAGATGGGGGCGCTGGTCAACGCCGAACAGCGCGCGGACGTGCAGGAGAAAGTGGAGCAGCTGATCGCCGCTGGCTGCCAGATCCGTCTGGGCGGCAAAGCGGATTTGCAGGCCGCGGGGGCGTTCTTCCCACCGACCCTGCTGTTCTGCCCGCAGCCGGATGAAACCCCGGCGGTGCACTCAACCGAAGCCTTTGGCCCGGTTGCGACGCTGATGCCGTATCGCGACGCGCGCCACGCAATGCAGCTAGCCCGCGCGGGCGGCGGCAGCCTGGCGGGCACGCTGGTCACCGCAGACCAGGCCATTGCCCGCCAGTTTATTATCGGCGCGGCGCGCGCTCACGGGCGTATTCAGATCCTTAACGAGGAATCATCAAAAGAGTCTACCGGCCACGGCTCCCCGCTGCCGCAGCTGGTACACGGCGGCCCGGGCCGCGCGGGCGGCGGCGAAGAGCTGGGCGGCCTGCGTGCGGTGAAGCACTACCTGCAACGCACCGCGATCCAGGGCAGTCCGACGATGCTGGCGGCCATTGGCAAGCAGTGGGTGCGTGGCGCAGCGGTGCAGGAAGACCGCGTGCATCCGTTCCGCAAATACTTTGAGGAGCTGCAGCCGGGCGACAGCCTGCTGACGCCGCGCCGCACCCTCACGGAAGCGGACATTGTGAACTTTGCCTGCCTGAGCGGGGATCACTTCTACGCCCATATGGACAAGATCGGCGCGGCAGAGTCGATCTTCGGCGAGCGTGTGGTGCACGGCTACTTCCTGATCTCCGCCGCGGCGGGACTGTTTGTTGACGCGGGCGTCGGGCCGGTTATTGCTAACTACGGCATGGAGAACCTGCGCTTTATCGAGCCGGTTAAACCGGGCGATACCATTCAGGTGCGCCTGACCTGCAAGCGTAAAACGCTGAAGAAACAGCGTACCGCCGAGGAAAAACCGACCGGCGTGGTGGAATGGGCGGTTGAGATCTTCAACCAGCACCAGCAGGCCGTGGCGCTCTACTCCATCCTGACGTTGGTGGCGCGCCAGCAGGGCGATTTCAGCTAA